Proteins encoded within one genomic window of Glandiceps talaboti chromosome 3, keGlaTala1.1, whole genome shotgun sequence:
- the LOC144432660 gene encoding uncharacterized protein LOC144432660: MDTPWYIDQCMKHLDNTNFYKQLDEDPTDLYLKQLERKIKRWEQKKWISRDLSNKLIPKEPKPGHFYGLPKIHKENTPLRPIIPQCQSLTTPLAQYVDFILQPIVHDLPSYIKDTTHHLQDIKNITMPDTATLVTMDVISLYTNIPHEYGIKAVQEALEENNTTTPHPQLVTEMIEFILSKNYFKFNDTFYLQIQGTAMGSKMAPSYANIAMGKLEKEIISSSPLKPEKWNRFIDDVRFIWLHGDQQLSDFHTHCNSIHPTLQFTMEHSTSEIAFLDTKMFIKNNELHTTVYSKPTDKHSYLLPSSCHPRHVFKSIPYSQAL, from the coding sequence ATGGATACACCATGGTACATAGACCAATGCATGAAACACCTGGATAATACAAACTTCTACAAACAACTTGATGAAGACCCAACGGATCTCTACTTAAAACAActtgaaagaaaaattaaaagatGGGAACAGAAAAAATGGATATCACGTGATCTCTCTAACAAGCTGATACCTAAAGAACCGAAGCCAGGACATTTCTACGGACTACCAAAAATCCACAAGGAGAACACACCACTACGGCCAATTATCCCACAATGCCAATCTCTTACAACCCCGCTGGCACAATATGTTGACTTTATTCTGCAACCTATCGTACATGACCTACCATCATATATTAAAGACACCACTCATCACTTACAAGATATCAAGAATATCACAATGCCTGACACTGCCACTCTAGTCACAATGGATGTCATATCTCTGTATACAAATATTCCCCATGAATATGGAATAAAGGCTGTACAAGAAGCATTGGAAGAGAACAATACCACAACTCCACATCCACAACTAGTCACCGAAATGATCGAATTCATTCTGAGCAAAAACTACTTCAAATTTAACGACACATTTTATCTACAAATACAAGGAACAGCAATGGGCAGTAAAATGGCCCCATCATATGCCAACATAGCAATGGGAAAATTGGAAAAGGAAATCATATCTAGCTCTCCACTCAAACCAGAAAAATGGAACAGATTCATCGATGACGTCAGATTCATCTGGTTACACGGTGATCAACAACTCTCTGACTTCCATACTCACTGCAATTCGATCCATCCTACACTCCAATTCACCATGGAACACAGCACTTCAGAAATTGCATTCCTTGACACAAAGATGTTCATAAAGAACAACGAACTCCATACAACCGTATACAGCAAACCCACTGATAAACATTCATATCTTCTGCCATCGTCCTGTCATCCACGCCATGTCTTCAAATCCATCCCCTATAGTCAAGCTCTATGA